The Panicum hallii strain FIL2 chromosome 9, PHallii_v3.1, whole genome shotgun sequence genome has a window encoding:
- the LOC112876099 gene encoding uncharacterized protein LOC112876099 isoform X2, whose amino-acid sequence MKGVPADTAAPQVPATKIAMPASAAGGAEAALLGKGRYKVWALAAIALLALWSMSAASVSLRWSSSGDLAAFSGDLDVPLGGDLDSLEMEEREKLVGRMWDMYTRISDEVRDAAVAEIARMSAHKLELEQTVNENEEENAASNRGGRSMGK is encoded by the exons ATGAAGGGCGTGCCCGCCGACACCGCGGCGCCCCAGGTGCCGGCGACCAAGATCGCCATGCCGGCTtccgcggcgggcggcgcggaggcggcgctccTGGGCAAGGGGCGGTACAAGGTCTGGGCATTGGCCGCCATCGCGCTGCTCGCGCTCTGGTCCATGTCCGCCGCCTCCGTCTCCCTGCGCTGGTCCTCCTCGGGCGACCTCGCCGCCTTCTCCGGGGACCTGGACGTACCGCTCGGCGGCGACCTCGACTCCCTC GAGATGGAGGAGAGGGAGAAATTAGTGGGTCGAATGTGGGACATGTACACACGCATCAGTGATGAG GTCCGTGATGCAGCTGTTGCTGAGATTGCCCGAATGTCAGCTCACAAACTTGAGCTTGAGCAGACAGTGAATGAGAATGAG GAAGAGAATGCAGCAAGCAACAGAGGTGGTAGGTCAATGGGGAAGTAG
- the LOC112876099 gene encoding uncharacterized protein LOC112876099 isoform X1 has product MKGVPADTAAPQVPATKIAMPASAAGGAEAALLGKGRYKVWALAAIALLALWSMSAASVSLRWSSSGDLAAFSGDLDVPLGGDLDSLEMEEREKLVGRMWDMYTRISDEVRLPQFWQEAFEAAYEELAGDDTQVRDAAVAEIARMSAHKLELEQTVNENEEENAASNRGGRSMGK; this is encoded by the exons ATGAAGGGCGTGCCCGCCGACACCGCGGCGCCCCAGGTGCCGGCGACCAAGATCGCCATGCCGGCTtccgcggcgggcggcgcggaggcggcgctccTGGGCAAGGGGCGGTACAAGGTCTGGGCATTGGCCGCCATCGCGCTGCTCGCGCTCTGGTCCATGTCCGCCGCCTCCGTCTCCCTGCGCTGGTCCTCCTCGGGCGACCTCGCCGCCTTCTCCGGGGACCTGGACGTACCGCTCGGCGGCGACCTCGACTCCCTC GAGATGGAGGAGAGGGAGAAATTAGTGGGTCGAATGTGGGACATGTACACACGCATCAGTGATGAGGTACGGCTTCCACAGTTCTGGCAGGAGGCGTTTGAGGCTGCATATGAGGAACTTGCTGGTGATGATACGCAGGTCCGTGATGCAGCTGTTGCTGAGATTGCCCGAATGTCAGCTCACAAACTTGAGCTTGAGCAGACAGTGAATGAGAATGAG GAAGAGAATGCAGCAAGCAACAGAGGTGGTAGGTCAATGGGGAAGTAG
- the LOC112876878 gene encoding ATP-dependent Clp protease proteolytic subunit 6, chloroplastic — MAPMTTISAPLAAPSGLLSHRRNGARARLGPRGVKFVSHGVFSQQDERIRCHSSLRQNTIVASENENPPLMPAIMTPAGPLDLATVLLGNRVILIGQYINSQVAQRVISQLVTLAAVDEEGDILIYLNCPGGSLYSILAIYDCMSWIKPKVGTVGFGVVASQAAIILAGGEKGMRYAMPNTRVMIHQPQGGSEGNVEEVRRQVGETIYARDKVDKMFAAFTGQPLDMVQQWTERDRFMSSSEAMDFGLVDALLETRY; from the exons ATGGCGCCCATGACCACCAtttccgcgccgctcgccgccccctCCGGCCTCCTCTCGCACCG GCGGAATGGAGCAAGAGCACGCCTTGGTCCCCGAG GAGTGAAATTTGTATCACATGGTGTTTTTTCACAGCAGGATGAGAGGATACGGTGCCATTCTTCTCTCAG GCAAAATACAATTGTAGCATCTGAGAATGAAAATCCACCATTAATGCCGGCAATCATGACTCCTGCTGGTCCTCTTGATCTCGCAACTGTGCTACTGGGAAATCGTGTAATCCTCATTGGTCAATATATTAACTCCCAGGTGGCACAACGTGTGATATCACAGCTTGTTACACTAGCTGCTGTTGATGAAGAGGGTGATATTCTG ATCTATCTGAACTGCCCTGGTGGAAGTCTCTACTCCATCTTAGCTATTTATGACTGCATGTCCTGG ATAAAACCCAAAGTTGGGACAGTGGGCTTTGGTGTTGTTGCCAGTCAAGCAGCAATCATTCTTGCTGGTGGTGAGAAGGGAATGCGTTATGCAATGCCAAATACTAGAGTAATGATTCATCAACCTCAAGGTGGATCGGAG GGTAATGTGGAGGAGGTGAGGCGACAGGTTGGGGAAACCATTTATGCTCGTGAT AAAGTTGATAAAATGTTTGCTGCCTTCACTGGGCAACCATTGGATATGGTACAACAGTGGACAGAGAGGGATCGATTCATGTCTTCTTCGGAG GCCATGGATTTCGGACTAGTTGATGCCTTACTGGAAACAAGATACTAG
- the LOC112877209 gene encoding uncharacterized protein LOC112877209 — translation MSVVILDGSTVRAFVADEAAFARSVDARFAALDANGDGVLSRAELRRALESFRLLDGGGFGSAQPPPLPAEVAALYDAVFEQFDADHSGAVDRAEFRDEMRRIMLAVAEGLGSQPLQVAVDDEGGSFLLEAAEHEAAAIAAKLDAERKAEADAAAAAADGAK, via the coding sequence ATGAGCGTGGTGATCCTGGACGGCTCGACGGTGCGCGCCTTCGTGGCGGACGAGGCGGCGTTCGCGCGCAGCGTGGACGCGCGCTTCGCGGCGCTGGACGCCAACGGCGACGGCGTGCTGTCCCGCGccgagctccgccgcgcgcTCGAGTCGTTCCGCctcctcgacggcggcggcttcgggtccgcccagccgccgccgctccccgccgagGTCGCCGCGCTCTACGACGCCGTCTTCGAGCAGTTCGACGCCGACCACAGCGGCGCCGTCGACCGCGCCGAGTTCCGCGACGAGATGCGGCGCATCATGCTCGCCGTCGCCGAGGGGCTCGGCTCGCAGCCGCTCCAGGTCGCCGTCGACGACGAGGGCGGAAGCTTCCTGCTCGAGGCCGCCGAGCACGAGGCCGCCGCGATCGCCGCCAAGCTCGACGCGGAGCGCAAGGCGGAGGCCgacgctgctgccgccgccgccgacggcgcCAAGTGA
- the LOC112877208 gene encoding nuclear transcription factor Y subunit A-8-like isoform X1 encodes MMPSGNKMLLQEMDGNPFHTMHNYDFLSGNGYSMKQLTRSNSDKDSLSKKSEQSRQDLSAVSDSSLNGQHTPTQSARLSMELYCINYCITGLFSPSDNNDSHRKRDQGMVKTVLSFGNPEAAFPTQKFDYSQPFACASYTADPYYCGFLTGYTSNAIVHPQINGAANSRVPLPIEPAAEEPIFVNAKQYHAILRRRQMRAKLETQNKLVKGRKPYLHESRHRHAMKRVRGPGGRFLNKKELQEQRRRQKDLPSLQTPTGGVGKMAFGRNLCPENSASHSPSTSSGVSSVSNGGGTVAHQEHISFSSTNFLPSMSFRGENGSEKMAVNGVRHRTPS; translated from the exons atgatgccatctgGTAACAAAATGCTTCTGCAAGAAATGGATGGCAATCCATTCCATACCATGCACAACTAT GATTTCCTGTCTGGGAATGGTTATTCAATGAAGCAGTTAACTCGTAGCAATTCCGATAAAGACTCCTTATCAAAAAAATCTGAGCAGTCTCGCCAAGACTTATCCGCAGTGAGTGACAGCAGCCTCAATGGACAACACACACCAACGCAATCTG CAAGACTGTCCATGGAGCTCTACTGCATCAATTATTGCATAACAGGTTTGTTCTCCCCCTCAGACAACAATGATAGTCACAGAAAGCGGGACCAGGGTATGGTGAAGACTGTATTGTCCTTTGGGAACCCAGAAGCTGCTTTTCCCACTCAAAAGTTTGACTACAGCCAGCCTTTT GCTTGTGCTTCTTATACCGCTGATCCATATTATTGCGGGTTCTTGACAGGATACACTTCAAATGCAATT GTTCATCCCCAAATTAATGGTGCAGCAAACTCCAGGGTACCATTGCCTATTGAACCTGCAGCAGAAGAGCCCATATTTGTCAATGCAAAGCAATACCATGCTATCCTCAGGAGGCGTCAAATGCGTGCAAAATTGGAGACTCAGAATAAACTGGTGAAAGGTCGGAAG CCGTATCTTCATGAATCTCGACATCGTCATGCAATGAAGCGAGTTCGTGGACCAGGAGGTCGTTTCCTTAACAAAAAGGAGCTCCAggagcagaggcggcggcagaAGGATCTGCCTTCACTCCAGACTCCAACAGGTGGGGTGGGCAAGATGGCCTTCGGCAGGAATCTATGCCCTGAAAACAGCGCATCTCACTCGCCTTCAACAAGCTCTGGTGTCTCAAGTGTTTCAAACGGGGGTGGCACGGTGGCTCATCAAGAGCACATCAGCTTCTCATCTACTAATTTCCTCCCCAGCATGAGCTTCCGCGGAGAGAACGGCAGTGAAAAGATGGCTGTCAATGGTGTCCGCCACCGCACCCCGTCGTGA
- the LOC112877208 gene encoding nuclear transcription factor Y subunit A-4-like isoform X2 has protein sequence MMPSGNKMLLQEMDGNPFHTMHNYDFLSGNGYSMKQLTRSNSDKDSLSKKSEQSRQDLSAVSDSSLNGQHTPTQSGLFSPSDNNDSHRKRDQGMVKTVLSFGNPEAAFPTQKFDYSQPFACASYTADPYYCGFLTGYTSNAIVHPQINGAANSRVPLPIEPAAEEPIFVNAKQYHAILRRRQMRAKLETQNKLVKGRKPYLHESRHRHAMKRVRGPGGRFLNKKELQEQRRRQKDLPSLQTPTGGVGKMAFGRNLCPENSASHSPSTSSGVSSVSNGGGTVAHQEHISFSSTNFLPSMSFRGENGSEKMAVNGVRHRTPS, from the exons atgatgccatctgGTAACAAAATGCTTCTGCAAGAAATGGATGGCAATCCATTCCATACCATGCACAACTAT GATTTCCTGTCTGGGAATGGTTATTCAATGAAGCAGTTAACTCGTAGCAATTCCGATAAAGACTCCTTATCAAAAAAATCTGAGCAGTCTCGCCAAGACTTATCCGCAGTGAGTGACAGCAGCCTCAATGGACAACACACACCAACGCAATCTG GTTTGTTCTCCCCCTCAGACAACAATGATAGTCACAGAAAGCGGGACCAGGGTATGGTGAAGACTGTATTGTCCTTTGGGAACCCAGAAGCTGCTTTTCCCACTCAAAAGTTTGACTACAGCCAGCCTTTT GCTTGTGCTTCTTATACCGCTGATCCATATTATTGCGGGTTCTTGACAGGATACACTTCAAATGCAATT GTTCATCCCCAAATTAATGGTGCAGCAAACTCCAGGGTACCATTGCCTATTGAACCTGCAGCAGAAGAGCCCATATTTGTCAATGCAAAGCAATACCATGCTATCCTCAGGAGGCGTCAAATGCGTGCAAAATTGGAGACTCAGAATAAACTGGTGAAAGGTCGGAAG CCGTATCTTCATGAATCTCGACATCGTCATGCAATGAAGCGAGTTCGTGGACCAGGAGGTCGTTTCCTTAACAAAAAGGAGCTCCAggagcagaggcggcggcagaAGGATCTGCCTTCACTCCAGACTCCAACAGGTGGGGTGGGCAAGATGGCCTTCGGCAGGAATCTATGCCCTGAAAACAGCGCATCTCACTCGCCTTCAACAAGCTCTGGTGTCTCAAGTGTTTCAAACGGGGGTGGCACGGTGGCTCATCAAGAGCACATCAGCTTCTCATCTACTAATTTCCTCCCCAGCATGAGCTTCCGCGGAGAGAACGGCAGTGAAAAGATGGCTGTCAATGGTGTCCGCCACCGCACCCCGTCGTGA
- the LOC112877208 gene encoding nuclear transcription factor Y subunit A-3-like isoform X3: MMPSGNKMLLQEMDGNPFHTMHNYDFLSGNGYSMKQLTRSNSDKDSLSKKSEQSRQDLSAVSDSSLNGQHTPTQSDNNDSHRKRDQGMVKTVLSFGNPEAAFPTQKFDYSQPFACASYTADPYYCGFLTGYTSNAIVHPQINGAANSRVPLPIEPAAEEPIFVNAKQYHAILRRRQMRAKLETQNKLVKGRKPYLHESRHRHAMKRVRGPGGRFLNKKELQEQRRRQKDLPSLQTPTGGVGKMAFGRNLCPENSASHSPSTSSGVSSVSNGGGTVAHQEHISFSSTNFLPSMSFRGENGSEKMAVNGVRHRTPS, from the exons atgatgccatctgGTAACAAAATGCTTCTGCAAGAAATGGATGGCAATCCATTCCATACCATGCACAACTAT GATTTCCTGTCTGGGAATGGTTATTCAATGAAGCAGTTAACTCGTAGCAATTCCGATAAAGACTCCTTATCAAAAAAATCTGAGCAGTCTCGCCAAGACTTATCCGCAGTGAGTGACAGCAGCCTCAATGGACAACACACACCAACGCAATCTG ACAACAATGATAGTCACAGAAAGCGGGACCAGGGTATGGTGAAGACTGTATTGTCCTTTGGGAACCCAGAAGCTGCTTTTCCCACTCAAAAGTTTGACTACAGCCAGCCTTTT GCTTGTGCTTCTTATACCGCTGATCCATATTATTGCGGGTTCTTGACAGGATACACTTCAAATGCAATT GTTCATCCCCAAATTAATGGTGCAGCAAACTCCAGGGTACCATTGCCTATTGAACCTGCAGCAGAAGAGCCCATATTTGTCAATGCAAAGCAATACCATGCTATCCTCAGGAGGCGTCAAATGCGTGCAAAATTGGAGACTCAGAATAAACTGGTGAAAGGTCGGAAG CCGTATCTTCATGAATCTCGACATCGTCATGCAATGAAGCGAGTTCGTGGACCAGGAGGTCGTTTCCTTAACAAAAAGGAGCTCCAggagcagaggcggcggcagaAGGATCTGCCTTCACTCCAGACTCCAACAGGTGGGGTGGGCAAGATGGCCTTCGGCAGGAATCTATGCCCTGAAAACAGCGCATCTCACTCGCCTTCAACAAGCTCTGGTGTCTCAAGTGTTTCAAACGGGGGTGGCACGGTGGCTCATCAAGAGCACATCAGCTTCTCATCTACTAATTTCCTCCCCAGCATGAGCTTCCGCGGAGAGAACGGCAGTGAAAAGATGGCTGTCAATGGTGTCCGCCACCGCACCCCGTCGTGA